A genome region from Natranaeroarchaeum sulfidigenes includes the following:
- a CDS encoding PAS domain S-box protein — protein sequence MFDSDSPDELEQHLIRFIDNLPGLAYRCEPQPPWEMTFLRGQVESLTGYPVQLFEDNEVTFGELICDGTSTTLTEDIDTAIENRSQFSVTYDIRTSNGEIKHVFERGLPIVENDAVVALEGVIVEITQQKEYERRLRQQNDLFARTQEMANVGGWELDLQTDTLHWTDQVHRIHGLSLDYEPSVVDALEFYHEADRTVLRESLLNAIEEGEPFDHELRIITYHGEQRWVRTRGVPQVEDDETVRVRGAMQDVTERRERERSLREEKALTKSIFEALPDILYVFDEEGQFTRWNDRFRSVTGYSDDEIVDMGPEEFIATEDRDAVRSKIRTVLEDEESTTVKAQLRTKSGEQIPYEFTSAPLSNSDRGKRELVGLGRDISGRLEQQRRFEAVFNNTYQFTGLLDPEGTLIEVNDAGLAFTNLSRNDVIGLQLWEALELCTDDAQRSLRRGFEQALSGDWYRDELRVRAKGQDTIIDFSIRPITDDSGEVVFLVPEGRDITEFKEREQLLRVLNRLLRHNIRNDLTAIRGYAGTLADSISDPELIEYAGQIDTAADNLLSTSEKAKEMVDLILAPVRDTANLDVEPVVKTVSRALEREYPAATVNVAIDGSVVAECDERLGIVLEQLIENGIEHNTDDHPQVDVRVSGRGDTARIEIADTGPGIPEDEWSMINEEVRDAPTQLRHGKGIGLILTQWIVDEFGGSVQYSERPETGSRVIVRLPSASAAEQNA from the coding sequence GTGTTCGATAGTGACTCTCCCGATGAACTGGAACAACATCTGATACGGTTCATCGATAACCTCCCTGGTCTCGCGTACCGGTGCGAGCCACAGCCACCGTGGGAGATGACGTTTCTACGCGGACAGGTTGAGTCGCTCACCGGGTACCCGGTACAGCTGTTCGAAGACAACGAAGTGACCTTCGGGGAGTTAATCTGCGACGGTACGTCCACAACCCTGACTGAGGACATCGACACTGCAATCGAGAACCGCTCGCAGTTCAGCGTCACCTACGATATCAGGACGAGTAATGGAGAGATCAAACACGTCTTCGAGCGCGGTCTCCCGATCGTCGAGAACGACGCAGTCGTTGCACTCGAAGGAGTCATCGTCGAGATAACCCAGCAAAAGGAGTACGAACGGCGTCTGCGACAACAGAACGACCTATTCGCTCGGACACAGGAAATGGCCAACGTGGGAGGGTGGGAACTGGATCTCCAGACCGATACCCTCCACTGGACCGATCAGGTACATCGGATCCACGGGCTGTCCCTGGACTATGAACCGAGCGTCGTGGATGCTCTGGAGTTCTACCACGAGGCCGACCGGACAGTGCTGCGAGAATCGCTGTTGAACGCAATTGAGGAGGGCGAGCCGTTCGATCATGAACTTCGAATAATTACATATCACGGCGAACAGCGTTGGGTTCGTACGAGAGGTGTTCCACAGGTCGAGGACGATGAGACGGTTCGCGTTCGGGGGGCGATGCAGGACGTAACAGAACGACGTGAACGCGAGCGCTCGCTTCGGGAGGAGAAAGCGCTAACCAAAAGCATCTTCGAGGCGCTTCCGGACATCCTCTATGTCTTCGATGAGGAGGGGCAGTTCACACGGTGGAACGATCGGTTCCGGAGTGTGACTGGCTACTCCGACGACGAGATCGTCGATATGGGTCCGGAAGAATTCATTGCAACGGAGGATCGGGACGCTGTCAGATCGAAAATACGGACTGTCCTTGAAGACGAAGAATCGACGACTGTCAAAGCGCAACTAAGGACGAAATCGGGCGAACAGATCCCCTACGAGTTCACGAGTGCGCCGCTCTCGAACAGCGATCGCGGAAAGAGGGAACTCGTCGGGCTCGGTCGTGATATCTCGGGGCGGCTAGAACAGCAGCGACGGTTCGAGGCGGTGTTTAACAACACCTACCAGTTCACAGGGTTGCTAGATCCCGAGGGAACGCTCATCGAGGTGAACGATGCCGGACTCGCGTTCACGAATCTGAGCCGAAACGACGTGATCGGGTTGCAACTGTGGGAGGCTCTGGAGCTCTGCACCGACGACGCTCAGCGGTCGCTTCGCCGTGGCTTCGAGCAGGCGCTGTCCGGCGACTGGTACCGGGACGAGCTCCGTGTTCGAGCCAAGGGGCAAGATACTATCATCGACTTTTCGATCAGGCCGATCACTGACGACAGTGGTGAGGTCGTCTTTCTGGTCCCGGAAGGGCGTGATATCACCGAGTTCAAGGAACGAGAGCAGCTACTGCGGGTCCTCAATCGGCTCTTGCGGCATAATATCCGAAACGACCTGACCGCGATTCGGGGCTACGCCGGAACGCTCGCGGACTCGATCTCAGATCCGGAACTGATCGAGTACGCCGGACAGATCGACACTGCGGCGGATAATCTGCTCTCTACCAGTGAAAAAGCAAAGGAGATGGTCGACCTGATTCTCGCCCCGGTCAGGGATACTGCCAACCTGGATGTCGAGCCGGTGGTGAAAACGGTGTCACGAGCGCTCGAGCGTGAGTACCCGGCGGCTACGGTGAACGTGGCGATAGATGGGTCGGTCGTTGCCGAGTGTGACGAGCGACTCGGAATCGTCCTCGAACAGCTGATCGAAAACGGAATCGAGCATAACACGGACGATCACCCACAGGTTGACGTTCGTGTGTCCGGGCGCGGTGATACTGCGCGGATCGAAATAGCCGATACTGGTCCAGGGATTCCCGAGGACGAGTGGTCGATGATCAACGAGGAGGTCCGGGATGCACCAACCCAGCTTCGGCACGGGAAGGGCATCGGCCTGATACTGACACAGTGGATCGTCGACGAGTTCGGCGGCTCCGTCCAGTACAGCGAGCGCCCCGAGACAGGGAGTCGCGTCATCGTCCGTCTCCCTTCAGCGTCGGCTGCCGAGCAAAACGCCTAA
- a CDS encoding 50S ribosomal protein L44e produces the protein MEMPRRFNTYCPHCNEHYEHEVEKVRTGRTTGMKWIDRQERRNKGIGNDGKFSKVPGGDKPTKKTDLKYRCGECGKAHLRQGWRAGRLTFQE, from the coding sequence ATGGAAATGCCACGCCGATTTAACACGTACTGCCCGCACTGCAACGAGCACTACGAACACGAGGTCGAGAAGGTTCGGACCGGTCGAACTACCGGAATGAAGTGGATCGACCGGCAGGAGCGACGTAACAAGGGAATCGGGAACGACGGCAAGTTCTCGAAGGTGCCCGGTGGCGACAAGCCCACCAAGAAGACAGACCTCAAATACCGCTGTGGCGAGTGCGGCAAGGCCCACCTCCGTCAGGGCTGGCGTGCCGGTCGCCTGACGTTCCAGGAGTGA
- a CDS encoding RNA-protein complex protein Nop10 produces MKSDIRICSAWRDAHERPVYTLSSNCPECGADAINSAPAPFNPEDPYGEYRRALKRRAHE; encoded by the coding sequence ATGAAATCTGACATCCGGATCTGTTCGGCGTGGCGCGATGCGCACGAACGTCCGGTGTATACCCTTTCTTCGAACTGTCCCGAATGCGGAGCCGACGCGATAAACAGTGCTCCCGCACCGTTCAACCCCGAGGATCCGTACGGCGAGTACCGACGCGCACTTAAGCGACGCGCACACGAGTAA
- a CDS encoding 30S ribosomal protein S27e codes for MAGNFYNVQCPDCENEQVVFGKASTEVSCAVCGVTLATPTGGKAEFEGEVLDVVENRTVEAE; via the coding sequence ATGGCAGGAAATTTCTACAACGTGCAGTGTCCGGACTGTGAGAACGAACAGGTCGTCTTCGGCAAAGCTTCCACAGAGGTCTCGTGTGCGGTCTGTGGCGTCACGCTCGCCACACCCACCGGTGGAAAGGCGGAGTTCGAGGGCGAGGTCCTCGACGTCGTCGAGAACCGTACCGTCGAGGCGGAGTGA
- a CDS encoding translation initiation factor IF-2 subunit alpha, which yields MKFSGWPESGELVVGEVDEIEDFGVFVDLKEYEDKRGLTHVSEVASGWIKNVRDHVREGQTVVCKVLDVDEDAQQIDLSIKDVNDHQRSEKIQEWKNEQKADNWMLLAFGEDVDDETYTRVANEILAEFGSLYDGFEEAAIHGHEALEGTDLDDDDLDALVETARENVSVPYVNVTGYVDLECPTAEGVDSIKEALKAAEGNGEVPDEVDLEVTYVGSPEYRIRVQAPNYKTAESELETSANRAIDMIEGIGGTGEFHRERRTDDE from the coding sequence ATGAAATTTAGCGGCTGGCCAGAGTCCGGCGAGCTCGTCGTCGGCGAGGTCGACGAGATCGAGGACTTCGGCGTCTTCGTCGATCTCAAGGAGTACGAGGACAAACGCGGACTGACACACGTCAGCGAGGTCGCTTCCGGCTGGATCAAGAACGTCCGCGATCACGTCCGGGAAGGACAGACGGTCGTCTGCAAGGTCCTCGACGTAGATGAGGACGCCCAGCAGATCGATCTCTCGATCAAAGACGTCAACGACCACCAGCGCTCCGAGAAGATCCAGGAGTGGAAAAACGAGCAGAAAGCGGACAACTGGATGCTACTCGCATTCGGTGAGGACGTCGACGACGAAACATACACCCGCGTCGCCAACGAGATCCTCGCGGAGTTCGGCAGCCTCTACGACGGCTTCGAGGAGGCCGCCATCCACGGTCACGAAGCGCTCGAAGGAACCGATCTCGACGACGATGATCTCGACGCGCTCGTCGAGACGGCTCGCGAGAACGTTTCGGTTCCCTACGTCAACGTCACCGGCTACGTTGACCTCGAATGTCCCACCGCCGAGGGGGTCGATTCGATCAAGGAAGCGCTGAAAGCCGCAGAGGGCAACGGTGAGGTGCCCGACGAGGTCGACCTCGAAGTGACCTACGTCGGCTCGCCGGAGTATCGGATCAGGGTGCAAGCGCCGAATTACAAGACCGCCGAAAGCGAACTCGAAACGAGCGCCAACCGCGCCATCGATATGATCGAGGGGATCGGCGGGACCGGCGAGTTCCACCGCGAACGCCGTACCGACGACGAGTAA
- a CDS encoding competence/damage-inducible protein A yields the protein MKTAILTVGDEVLAGDTPNTNATWLAEQITAHGSTVARILTLPDDRQLIVETVDDWNDRFDAVVITGGLGGTHDDVTVDALADVFDRELVVDPAVREDVLETAAAYRDANPDLVAEHDLDLDLNAWASLPEGARAIINPEGLCPGCVLGTVYAFPGAPAEMQALFETVAHEFDGDVTSRTLYTPQPEGSMVDVLAGVREKFDVQVGSYPDTGGLNRLKVSGEDGNAVKRAVEWLEIRVTVDRVV from the coding sequence ATGAAAACGGCTATCCTCACCGTGGGGGACGAAGTGCTCGCTGGCGACACGCCGAACACGAACGCCACCTGGCTCGCCGAGCAGATCACCGCTCATGGGTCGACGGTCGCCCGGATCCTCACCCTGCCGGACGACCGCCAACTTATCGTCGAGACGGTCGACGACTGGAACGACCGCTTCGACGCCGTCGTGATCACCGGCGGCCTCGGTGGGACCCACGACGACGTCACAGTCGATGCCCTCGCCGACGTGTTCGATCGCGAACTGGTCGTCGATCCGGCGGTGCGTGAGGACGTCCTCGAAACCGCAGCGGCCTACCGAGATGCCAATCCCGACCTCGTCGCCGAACACGATCTCGATCTTGACCTCAACGCGTGGGCGTCACTGCCCGAGGGCGCTCGCGCGATCATCAATCCCGAGGGACTGTGCCCCGGCTGCGTGCTGGGGACCGTCTACGCCTTCCCTGGCGCCCCCGCCGAGATGCAGGCTCTCTTCGAGACCGTTGCCCACGAGTTCGACGGTGATGTCACGTCGCGGACGCTGTACACGCCCCAGCCCGAAGGCTCGATGGTCGACGTCCTTGCGGGCGTGCGCGAGAAGTTTGATGTGCAGGTGGGGAGCTATCCGGATACGGGTGGACTGAACCGACTGAAAGTAAGCGGCGAAGACGGTAATGCCGTCAAAAGGGCTGTAGAGTGGCTGGAAATCAGAGTTACAGTCGACAGAGTGGTGTGA
- a CDS encoding HTTM domain-containing protein: MSSRGFGGSPSLFARLQTAFTRRIRIDSRSLAAFRILAGLLVIADLLLRSRNFGFFYTEAGVVPRSLARELSAEYAVSIYHLTTDPTLIGALFVLQGIIALQLIVGYKTRLATVLTFLFVVSLDHHNPLVLSYADTLFRFLLFWAMFLPLGERWSVDAVHRDRAPRASVASAATALVLVQVVYVYFTNGLTKSLSEEWVGGTAGTLVFGIDEMTFLLGDLLREVPTLLGIGGFVWYLMLLGSWLLLALVGRGRLALVGLFVAGHLSFAVTVRIGAFPYVSIAGLLLFLPPVFWQQVRTLLDRVGVDVDGIRASVGNLAMLVPASPLIGDIERFGVPAGRIQRLRSGVYTVTLGIVVVTIVLVSAVFLFQIGTAVAATDHQPTEETIDDVLVDGLDGVTGLRHVETVAESAGVDQPVAWGIFAQPRTEDRYYVFPARTAEGDLVDAYNAREVTYDRPYDRLQRQHGTYRERFYMNSVRRGGQYGNDVPRYLAEHICEQWADEHGTELTHVNMYMVREEITRETIDRPSDRDRTYLEIYRHGCEDYDPTVIQPPDG; encoded by the coding sequence ATGTCGTCCCGTGGATTCGGCGGATCGCCGTCCCTGTTTGCCCGGCTGCAAACTGCCTTCACGCGCCGGATCCGAATCGACAGCCGGTCGCTCGCGGCGTTTCGCATACTGGCCGGGCTGCTCGTCATCGCCGACCTGCTGCTCAGATCTCGCAATTTCGGATTCTTCTACACTGAAGCCGGCGTGGTTCCCCGCTCGCTCGCGCGCGAACTGTCAGCTGAATATGCGGTCTCGATCTATCATCTTACGACAGATCCGACACTGATCGGCGCGCTGTTCGTTCTTCAGGGAATCATTGCGCTACAGTTGATCGTGGGCTACAAAACCCGCCTCGCTACGGTGTTAACGTTCCTTTTTGTTGTCTCACTGGATCATCACAACCCGCTCGTGCTGAGCTACGCCGATACGCTGTTTCGTTTCCTGTTGTTCTGGGCGATGTTTCTCCCACTCGGCGAGCGGTGGTCGGTTGACGCCGTCCACCGGGACCGAGCACCGCGGGCGTCGGTGGCGAGCGCCGCAACCGCACTGGTGCTCGTGCAGGTAGTCTATGTCTACTTTACAAACGGGCTCACGAAGTCGCTGTCCGAGGAGTGGGTCGGCGGAACCGCCGGGACGCTTGTCTTTGGCATCGACGAAATGACCTTCTTGCTGGGGGATCTCCTACGGGAGGTTCCAACCTTGCTCGGGATCGGTGGCTTCGTCTGGTACCTTATGTTACTCGGCTCGTGGCTCCTGCTGGCCCTTGTCGGGCGAGGACGACTGGCACTCGTGGGTCTGTTCGTCGCCGGACACCTTTCCTTTGCGGTGACGGTCCGGATCGGCGCGTTCCCGTACGTCTCGATTGCCGGACTGTTGCTGTTCCTTCCACCGGTCTTCTGGCAGCAGGTGCGAACCCTGCTCGATCGAGTGGGAGTCGATGTCGATGGGATCCGGGCGTCCGTGGGGAATCTGGCGATGCTCGTCCCGGCGTCACCGCTTATCGGCGACATCGAACGGTTTGGCGTCCCAGCCGGCCGGATACAGCGCCTCCGGAGTGGGGTCTACACCGTCACGCTCGGTATCGTGGTCGTGACGATCGTGCTGGTTTCGGCGGTTTTTCTATTCCAGATCGGGACAGCGGTTGCAGCTACTGACCACCAGCCGACCGAAGAGACGATCGACGACGTCCTCGTCGACGGGCTGGACGGGGTCACGGGACTTCGGCACGTCGAGACAGTCGCCGAAAGCGCCGGAGTCGACCAGCCGGTTGCCTGGGGGATCTTCGCCCAGCCACGGACCGAGGACCGATACTACGTCTTCCCGGCACGCACCGCCGAGGGAGACCTCGTCGACGCATACAACGCACGAGAAGTGACCTACGACCGCCCGTACGACCGATTACAGCGACAGCACGGGACGTATCGTGAACGCTTCTACATGAACAGCGTCCGCCGCGGCGGCCAGTACGGAAACGATGTTCCCCGCTATCTCGCCGAACACATCTGCGAGCAGTGGGCCGACGAGCACGGGACGGAACTCACACACGTCAACATGTACATGGTACGCGAAGAGATTACGCGAGAAACGATAGACAGGCCGTCCGACCGTGACCGGACGTATCTGGAGATCTACCGCCATGGCTGTGAGGACTATGATCCAACCGTGATTCAGCCACCTGACGGATAA
- a CDS encoding GtrA family protein, with the protein MLDVVRARLRSLVSGGRLVRFATVGLVGTTIDFAVLITLVERWEFPLELAKVIAVEAAILVMFVLNDRWTFSQWGNDGYRSLLRRLATSNAVRLGGLTVATVVLSVLVRVFGVPYLLANAVGIACGFVVNFLAESYFTWSVHE; encoded by the coding sequence ATGCTTGACGTCGTGCGGGCACGGCTTCGATCACTGGTATCCGGTGGCCGACTCGTCCGGTTCGCTACCGTCGGCCTCGTCGGTACCACGATCGATTTCGCCGTCCTGATCACGCTCGTCGAACGCTGGGAATTCCCGCTTGAACTCGCCAAGGTTATCGCCGTCGAGGCTGCGATACTCGTCATGTTCGTCCTGAACGACCGCTGGACGTTCTCGCAGTGGGGGAACGACGGCTATCGGTCCCTCCTGCGACGCCTCGCCACCTCGAACGCCGTCCGTCTCGGCGGACTCACCGTCGCTACTGTCGTCCTCTCCGTACTGGTTCGAGTGTTCGGCGTGCCGTACCTGCTGGCCAACGCCGTGGGTATTGCCTGTGGTTTCGTCGTCAACTTTCTGGCGGAGAGCTACTTCACCTGGAGCGTCCACGAATGA
- a CDS encoding methylglyoxal synthase, which yields MTRVALIAHDDKKPEMIDLAQEHEELLEQYDLIATGTTGKRLMEETDLEIERKESGPLGGDMMIGAEVAEGILDGIVFLRDPLRAQAHEPDISALLRICDVHDTALATNLASAEYLLKGLADRPVHQDE from the coding sequence ATGACACGTGTTGCACTGATCGCACACGACGACAAGAAACCGGAAATGATCGACCTCGCACAGGAACACGAGGAGCTTCTGGAGCAGTACGACCTCATCGCGACGGGGACGACCGGCAAGCGCCTGATGGAAGAAACCGATCTCGAGATCGAGCGCAAGGAATCCGGCCCGCTCGGTGGGGACATGATGATCGGTGCGGAAGTCGCCGAGGGTATCCTCGATGGGATCGTGTTCCTGCGTGACCCACTCCGTGCACAGGCCCACGAACCTGACATCTCAGCACTGTTACGGATCTGTGACGTTCACGACACGGCGCTGGCGACGAACCTCGCCTCGGCGGAGTACCTGCTGAAGGGACTCGCGGATCGACCGGTCCATCAGGACGAATAG
- a CDS encoding HAH_0734 family protein, with translation MKRLIISGDPGVRRNAVIEHGGEELTLFQINRNGDWHGPDEVQLWCVAGTEDERESYDKREYIPHFLDVDRLDAGEVTVIERAG, from the coding sequence ATGAAACGCCTCATCATCAGCGGGGATCCGGGGGTTCGTCGCAACGCCGTCATCGAGCACGGTGGCGAGGAACTGACACTGTTCCAGATCAATCGCAACGGAGACTGGCACGGCCCCGACGAGGTCCAGCTGTGGTGTGTCGCCGGAACCGAAGACGAGCGCGAGAGCTACGACAAACGCGAGTACATCCCGCACTTCCTCGACGTCGACCGGCTCGACGCCGGAGAGGTCACCGTTATCGAACGAGCAGGATAG
- a CDS encoding pyridoxal-phosphate-dependent aminotransferase family protein — protein sequence MTEKREYRDDYTDKKLYIPGPTEVREDVIDAMAQPMFGHRMDRMTDLYTTIVEDTKEFLGTENDVIILTGSGTEFWEASTLNLVDENILVATCGSFSERHANVAERLGKNVDTIDYEWGNAVKPEDIREALETSDKHYDVVAVVKNESSTGVRNPIEEIGDVVDEYEDTYFVVDAVSSLGGDYIDIDAHGIDVLFASSQKAFAMPPGLAICVVSDEAYERELEKDEASWYGGFQRCLDYYDRKGQTHSTPAIPIMLAYRKQMKHMLEEGHEARDERHREMAEYTREWAREHFAMFPEEGYESQTVSCIENTQGIDVAETVAEVNEKYDLAFSSGYGDLSEESFRIGHMGEHDVESIKELTDAIEDVADL from the coding sequence GTGACAGAAAAACGCGAATACCGCGACGACTACACCGACAAGAAACTGTATATTCCCGGTCCGACCGAAGTCCGCGAGGACGTCATCGACGCAATGGCCCAGCCGATGTTCGGCCATCGAATGGACCGGATGACCGACCTCTACACGACGATCGTCGAGGACACAAAAGAGTTCCTCGGCACCGAGAACGACGTCATTATCCTCACCGGGTCAGGTACGGAGTTCTGGGAAGCGTCGACGCTCAACCTCGTCGACGAGAACATCCTCGTGGCGACCTGTGGAAGCTTCAGTGAACGCCACGCCAACGTTGCCGAGCGACTGGGCAAGAACGTCGACACGATCGATTACGAGTGGGGCAACGCGGTCAAGCCTGAGGACATCCGCGAGGCGCTCGAAACGAGCGACAAGCACTACGACGTGGTCGCCGTCGTCAAAAACGAGAGCTCGACCGGCGTCCGGAACCCGATCGAGGAGATCGGTGATGTCGTCGACGAGTACGAGGACACATACTTCGTCGTCGACGCGGTCTCCTCACTGGGCGGTGACTACATTGATATTGATGCACACGGCATTGACGTCCTCTTTGCGTCCTCACAGAAGGCGTTCGCGATGCCGCCGGGACTTGCGATCTGTGTCGTCAGCGACGAGGCCTACGAGCGCGAACTCGAAAAGGACGAGGCGTCGTGGTACGGCGGCTTCCAGCGCTGTCTGGACTACTACGACCGGAAGGGCCAGACCCACTCGACGCCCGCGATCCCGATCATGCTGGCCTACCGCAAGCAGATGAAACACATGCTCGAGGAAGGTCACGAAGCGCGAGACGAGCGCCACCGGGAGATGGCCGAGTACACCCGCGAATGGGCCCGCGAGCACTTCGCCATGTTCCCCGAGGAGGGCTACGAGTCCCAGACGGTCTCCTGTATCGAGAACACGCAGGGGATAGATGTCGCCGAGACCGTGGCCGAGGTCAACGAGAAGTACGATCTGGCCTTCTCCAGTGGCTACGGCGACCTCAGCGAGGAGTCGTTCCGCATCGGCCACATGGGAGAACACGACGTCGAGAGTATCAAGGAACTCACCGACGCGATCGAAGACGTCGCGGATCTGTAG
- a CDS encoding proteasome assembly chaperone family protein, protein MNEVDVETIEDVELQDPVLVEGLPGVGHVGKLAAEHLLDELDGTLVRRVYSDQFPPQVEVGDDGVAELTCAEFHAIETVGRDLLILSGDHQAQSNEGHYELTDTFLDVAEEFGVTEVYALGGVPTGELIEEYDVLGAASDEDVVERLTDAGVEFRESEPAGGIVGVSGLLLGLGGRRGHEAACLMGQTSGYLVDPKSAQAVLEILQEVLSFEVDFGSLEERADEMEEVIGKIQEMEQQQNVPSDDDLRYIG, encoded by the coding sequence ATGAACGAAGTCGATGTCGAAACCATCGAAGACGTCGAGCTACAGGATCCGGTGCTCGTCGAAGGACTTCCGGGCGTCGGACACGTCGGGAAACTCGCTGCCGAACACTTGCTCGACGAGCTGGATGGGACGCTCGTCAGACGAGTGTACTCGGATCAGTTCCCGCCGCAAGTTGAAGTCGGTGATGATGGGGTCGCAGAACTCACGTGTGCGGAGTTCCATGCCATCGAGACGGTGGGACGTGACCTGCTCATTCTCTCTGGGGATCATCAGGCGCAGAGCAACGAGGGCCACTACGAACTCACCGACACGTTCCTCGACGTCGCCGAGGAGTTCGGCGTAACCGAGGTGTACGCGCTCGGTGGTGTCCCGACCGGCGAACTGATCGAGGAGTACGACGTGCTTGGAGCGGCCTCCGACGAGGACGTCGTCGAGCGACTGACCGACGCTGGTGTCGAGTTCCGTGAATCCGAGCCCGCGGGCGGTATCGTCGGAGTGAGCGGCCTGCTGCTCGGCCTCGGTGGACGACGCGGCCACGAGGCCGCCTGTCTGATGGGTCAGACGAGCGGCTATCTCGTCGATCCAAAGAGCGCACAGGCCGTTCTGGAGATCCTGCAGGAGGTCCTGAGCTTCGAGGTTGACTTCGGCAGTCTCGAAGAACGTGCCGACGAGATGGAGGAAGTCATCGGGAAGATTCAGGAGATGGAACAGCAACAGAACGTTCCGAGCGACGACGACCTGCGGTATATCGGCTAG